The Oceanivirga salmonicida genomic sequence TACCATATTAAATAAGTTTTACATAGTGTTTTATTTGAAAAACTTGACAAAAAAATACCTTTATTTCAAAAGGCATTGACTATATTTTTAACTAGTTAAATTTTCTAAACTCACGGCAACACCCAAAAAAAAATAAAAAAAAATTTGACAATTTAATAAACAGTGGTAAAATATACTAAGATTATTTTACTTACAATAAAATATATGTGAACAGTTTATATTTGATATAGGCAATTTTTTTGTCGTACAATATAAACTTTTTTAGTATTAAAATATATAGAAGGAAATTAAATTATGTTAAAAGAAGTAATAGATAAAAATTTATGGGCTTTTTATGAAGAAGCTACTGATTGGGAAGATGCAATAGTTAAAAGTTGTTCTAGATTGGTAGAAGAAGGTGTTGTTAGTAAAGAATATAGTCAAGAACTAATAACTTGTGTGAAAAAATATGGTCCATATATAGTATTAGAAGAAGGTATAGCAATGCCACATTCTACACAAGAAGGTAAAAATGTATTTAAAACAGAAATAGCATTTACTAAATTTGAAAAAGAAGTTGTGTTTGATGAAGAAAATAAAGCTAATCTATTTTTCACGCTGGCATCTGAAAACCCAGATATACATTTAGAAAATATGCAAAAGTTAATGGAAGTTTTGGGTAATGATGAATTAAAAGAAGAGTTATTCAAAATTAAAACAATAGAAGAATTAAAAGAATTATCAAAGAAATATAATATTTAGGAGGAAATAGTATGAATACTTTTTTAGGAGTTTTGGAACTTATATGGAGCTACATAGAACCAGTATGGTTAGTATTTTATGCAAACATTTTAACTAAACCACAATTTTTTATAGGATTTATGGTTTTATTGGGATATTTATTATTAAGAAAAGAATGGTATGTAACTTTAAGTGGAACTATTAAAGCAATAGTTGGATTTATGATATTATCCGAAGGGTCAAAAGGACTAGTTGTTAGTTTTAGACCAATATTAGTTGGATTAAATGATAAATATCACTTAAATGCCATGGTTATAGATCCATACTTTGGTCAAAATGCAGTACAAGCAGGAGTTAATGAAGTATTCGGGAAACCGTTTAGTGGTGTAGTTATATTACTTGCAATAGCATTTATAACTAATTTAATTTTAGTAAGATTTTCAAAATATACTAAATTAAGAGCAGTATTTACTACTGGGCATGTTCAATTGCAACAAGCAGCAACAGCTTATTGGCTAATTTTATTTGCGCTACCAGGATTAATAACAAATGATTATAAATTAATGGCAGTTATGGCAATAATTTTAGGTCTATACTGGGCAGTAGGTTCTAATTTACTAG encodes the following:
- a CDS encoding PTS sugar transporter subunit IIA, which produces MLKEVIDKNLWAFYEEATDWEDAIVKSCSRLVEEGVVSKEYSQELITCVKKYGPYIVLEEGIAMPHSTQEGKNVFKTEIAFTKFEKEVVFDEENKANLFFTLASENPDIHLENMQKLMEVLGNDELKEELFKIKTIEELKELSKKYNI